The proteins below come from a single Desulfovulcanus ferrireducens genomic window:
- a CDS encoding phosphatidylserine decarboxylase family protein: MLKPGIGFCLEGLPIIIWTFLATIVFALLEWNFLAILGLAASLFVLNFFRDPQRVVPQEHGLAVAPADGKVVKVEKMTDPFSGQEKTAICIFMNVFNVHVNRSPVTGQVEGIKYFPGKFINASLDKASKDNERNAILLKDKEGEFWTVVQIAGLIARRIVCWVEHGDHLHRGERLGMIKFGSRVDLYLPDGYEPLVKINDKVFAGQSIVARKKA, translated from the coding sequence ATGTTAAAACCAGGTATTGGATTTTGTCTTGAAGGTTTGCCAATTATCATCTGGACATTTTTGGCTACCATTGTCTTTGCTTTGCTGGAATGGAATTTTTTGGCCATTTTAGGTTTAGCCGCATCACTGTTTGTACTCAATTTTTTTCGTGATCCGCAGCGGGTAGTTCCTCAGGAACACGGTCTGGCTGTGGCTCCGGCTGACGGCAAAGTAGTGAAAGTGGAAAAAATGACAGACCCCTTTTCTGGCCAGGAAAAGACGGCCATTTGTATCTTTATGAATGTTTTTAATGTGCATGTTAACAGATCCCCTGTTACCGGACAGGTAGAAGGGATAAAATATTTTCCCGGTAAATTTATAAACGCCTCTTTGGATAAAGCTTCTAAAGATAATGAGCGCAATGCCATATTGTTAAAAGATAAAGAGGGAGAATTTTGGACAGTGGTCCAGATTGCCGGGCTCATTGCACGGCGCATTGTCTGTTGGGTTGAGCATGGAGATCATTTGCATCGTGGAGAGAGGCTGGGAATGATAAAGTTTGGTTCCAGGGTTGACCTTTATCTTCCTGATGGATATGAACCATTAGTCAAGATAAACGACAAAGTATTTGCCGGTCAAAGTATAGTTGCAAGAAAAAAGGCATAA
- a CDS encoding diheme cytochrome c, which yields MKASKTMILIGFLFLLLLPSSVVIADDDDHKEDKRWYQKIYDDDHDDDYHHGDDDRDDHDESYLKSVNNPTYEAECSGCHFPYQPELLPSASWMKILNQLDDHFGEVVEIDPDSKEIISDYLKSNSAENSSSGLAVKIMRRLGNHVYMRITDIPYIIEEHHELNPEVFERESIGSLSNCIACHTTAERGIYDDDNVKIPR from the coding sequence ATGAAGGCATCAAAAACTATGATTTTAATCGGTTTTCTTTTTCTGTTGCTGCTTCCATCTTCTGTTGTCATTGCAGACGATGACGACCATAAGGAAGATAAAAGATGGTACCAGAAAATTTACGATGACGACCATGATGATGACTATCACCACGGTGATGATGACCGTGATGATCATGATGAAAGTTATTTAAAATCTGTGAACAATCCAACCTATGAAGCAGAGTGTAGTGGGTGTCATTTCCCTTATCAACCAGAGCTGTTGCCTTCCGCCTCTTGGATGAAGATCCTTAATCAATTAGATGATCATTTCGGAGAGGTAGTAGAAATTGATCCTGATTCAAAAGAAATTATTTCTGATTATCTAAAATCGAATAGTGCAGAAAACTCTTCGTCAGGACTTGCTGTTAAAATTATGCGAAGATTAGGAAATCATGTTTATATGAGGATTACCGATATCCCTTATATCATAGAAGAGCATCATGAGCTAAACCCTGAAGTTTTTGAACGTGAATCCATTGGTTCATTATCAAACTGTATTGCATGTCATACAACGGCCGAAAGAGGTATTTATGACGATGATAATGTAAAGATACCCCGATAA
- the leuB gene encoding 3-isopropylmalate dehydrogenase yields MEFNICLLPGDGIGPEIVEQAVKVLKAIGQKFGHEFVLKQALIGGEAIDKTGFPLPEETVEICKESDAVLLGAVGGPKWDNIDKDRRPERGLLGIRKELGLFANLRPAKLFSELKNASLLRPDIVDKGIDLLVVRELTGGIYFGQPKGEEVRDGKRVAFNTMIYDEDEIRRIARLAFELARKRRNLVTSVDKANVLDVSQLWREVVEEVSKEYPDVTLNHLYVDNAAMQLVRDPAQFDVVVTSNLFGDILSDEAAVITGSLGMLPSASMGEKSPALYEPIHGSAPDIAGQNKANPLATILSVAMMLDYSFNLKEEAQAIEQAVQNVLAKGYRTGDLLEQGKQLVSCSEMGDLVCKEI; encoded by the coding sequence ATGGAGTTTAATATTTGCTTGCTCCCAGGAGATGGCATCGGGCCGGAAATAGTCGAGCAGGCGGTCAAGGTTTTGAAAGCTATTGGCCAAAAGTTTGGTCATGAGTTTGTCTTAAAACAAGCATTAATTGGTGGAGAGGCCATAGATAAAACCGGTTTTCCTTTGCCTGAGGAGACAGTAGAGATTTGTAAAGAAAGCGATGCTGTACTCTTGGGGGCTGTTGGCGGACCAAAATGGGATAATATAGACAAAGACAGGCGTCCAGAAAGGGGACTTTTAGGTATCAGAAAAGAACTGGGCCTGTTTGCTAATTTGCGGCCGGCAAAGTTATTTTCTGAACTCAAAAATGCTTCTCTTTTACGCCCGGATATTGTTGATAAGGGAATAGACCTTTTGGTGGTAAGGGAACTTACCGGCGGGATCTATTTTGGCCAGCCCAAAGGCGAAGAAGTTCGCGATGGAAAGCGTGTGGCCTTTAATACCATGATTTATGATGAGGACGAAATAAGAAGAATTGCACGCCTGGCTTTTGAACTGGCGCGTAAAAGAAGAAATCTCGTCACTTCTGTGGACAAGGCAAATGTCCTGGACGTGTCTCAGTTATGGAGAGAAGTAGTCGAAGAAGTCAGTAAAGAATATCCGGATGTTACGCTTAATCATTTGTACGTGGATAATGCCGCCATGCAATTGGTGCGCGATCCAGCCCAGTTTGATGTAGTAGTAACCTCTAATTTGTTTGGAGATATTCTCTCTGATGAAGCAGCAGTAATTACCGGTTCTTTAGGTATGTTGCCATCGGCCTCCATGGGCGAGAAAAGCCCGGCCCTTTACGAGCCTATTCACGGCTCAGCCCCGGATATAGCCGGCCAAAACAAGGCTAATCCTTTAGCCACTATCCTTTCAGTGGCCATGATGCTTGATTATTCTTTTAACCTGAAAGAAGAAGCCCAGGCCATTGAGCAGGCAGTGCAAAATGTCCTGGCTAAAGGCTACAGAACCGGAGATTTGCTGGAACAAGGCAAACAACTTGTGAGTTGTTCTGAGATGGGTGATTTGGTGTGTAAAGAAATTTAA
- a CDS encoding PhoH family protein, with protein sequence MENFLETSITFKDSALVQELFGPYGQNLDIIHKTTNTLIESRGTSIYLKARDKHSLDWAKNCLVQFYDLLKSGYKVYPQDIEAGLKILSKDSNASLKKIFKQEVFVVSPRKTIAPKTLSQRNYLQAIKESDLVFGIGPAGTGKTYLAVAVAVSFLMQKKVKRLILARPAVEAGEKLGFLPGDMLEKVTPYLRPLYDALHDMLDFRKVQEMLEAGVIEVAPLAFMRGRTLNDAFIILDEAQNTTPEQMKMFLTRMGFGSKAVVTGDVTQIDLPGTTKSGLIQAQRVLENVKGIKFVYFDEQDVIRHNLVGRIVKAYERYESREEEVEKKGGN encoded by the coding sequence ATGGAAAATTTTTTGGAAACAAGTATTACCTTTAAAGACAGTGCCCTGGTTCAAGAACTATTTGGACCATATGGACAGAATCTGGATATAATCCACAAGACCACAAATACGTTGATAGAAAGCCGGGGGACAAGCATTTACCTCAAGGCCAGAGACAAGCACTCCTTGGACTGGGCCAAAAATTGTTTGGTACAATTTTATGACCTCTTAAAGTCAGGGTATAAGGTTTATCCACAGGATATTGAAGCCGGGCTTAAAATACTCTCCAAGGATAGCAATGCCAGTTTAAAGAAGATTTTTAAGCAGGAAGTATTTGTGGTTTCGCCCAGGAAGACTATTGCCCCCAAGACATTAAGCCAGAGAAACTATTTGCAGGCTATAAAGGAAAGTGATCTTGTCTTTGGGATTGGGCCGGCTGGTACAGGCAAGACCTATCTGGCAGTAGCGGTGGCAGTGTCCTTTTTGATGCAGAAGAAAGTCAAGAGGTTGATTCTGGCCAGGCCGGCCGTGGAAGCAGGGGAAAAACTCGGTTTTTTGCCCGGTGATATGCTGGAAAAGGTCACTCCATATTTAAGGCCTCTTTACGATGCTTTGCATGATATGCTTGATTTTAGGAAAGTCCAGGAAATGTTGGAAGCAGGCGTGATTGAAGTGGCACCGCTAGCCTTTATGCGAGGAAGAACATTAAATGACGCCTTTATTATCTTGGACGAGGCTCAAAATACTACGCCCGAGCAGATGAAGATGTTTTTGACCAGGATGGGTTTCGGGTCCAAGGCGGTGGTTACCGGCGATGTGACCCAAATTGATTTGCCGGGGACAACAAAATCTGGCCTGATCCAGGCCCAGAGAGTCTTAGAGAATGTGAAGGGAATCAAGTTTGTTTATTTTGATGAACAGGACGTCATCCGTCATAATTTGGTCGGACGAATTGTTAAGGCTTATGAACGATATGAGAGCCGGGAAGAAGAAGTTGAGAAGAAAGGAGGAAATTAA
- the leuC gene encoding 3-isopropylmalate dehydratase large subunit: MEQTLAQKLLQRNCAEEVKEPGQIVQCKVSLVLANDITAPLAIESLAKMGADKVFDRDKIALVCDHFTPNKDIESAEQVKKVREFARRLNITHYYEGGNVGVEHALLPELGLVGPGDIVVGADSHTCTYGGLGAFATGLGSTDIAGAMALGETWFKVPESILVNIFGELDEYVGAKDLILYLIGQIGVDGALYKALEFTGEVVENMDIEGRMTMANMAIEAGGKVGLFPADSKTLAYAKEHGRDGDEQIFPDPGAEYVRRVDIDVTGMSPQVACPHLPENVRPVEELKDVVVDQVVLGSCTNGRISDLRDAARILKGHKVAKNVRFIVLPATPAIYRQALEEGLLEIFAEAEAIIGPPTCGPCLGGHMGILAAGEKCLATTNRNFKGRMGSLDSEVYLGSPMVAAATAITGKITHPREI; this comes from the coding sequence ATGGAGCAAACCTTAGCCCAAAAGTTATTGCAAAGAAATTGCGCAGAAGAAGTCAAAGAACCTGGGCAGATTGTCCAGTGTAAAGTTTCCCTGGTTTTGGCCAATGATATTACAGCTCCCCTGGCCATAGAATCTTTGGCTAAAATGGGTGCGGATAAAGTTTTTGATCGGGACAAGATCGCCCTGGTCTGTGATCATTTTACTCCTAATAAAGATATTGAGTCTGCTGAGCAGGTTAAAAAAGTGCGCGAATTTGCCAGAAGGTTGAATATCACCCATTATTATGAGGGGGGAAATGTTGGGGTTGAGCACGCGCTTTTGCCTGAACTGGGCCTGGTCGGACCGGGCGATATAGTAGTGGGCGCTGACAGCCATACGTGCACTTATGGTGGCCTGGGAGCCTTTGCAACGGGTCTTGGTAGCACGGACATTGCCGGGGCCATGGCCTTGGGCGAGACCTGGTTTAAAGTGCCGGAAAGCATTCTGGTTAATATCTTTGGTGAATTAGATGAATATGTCGGTGCCAAAGACCTTATTCTTTATCTTATTGGTCAAATCGGGGTTGATGGTGCCCTGTATAAGGCCCTGGAGTTTACCGGCGAAGTAGTGGAAAATATGGATATTGAGGGTCGGATGACCATGGCCAATATGGCCATTGAAGCCGGGGGAAAAGTCGGATTATTTCCTGCCGACTCAAAAACCCTTGCCTATGCAAAAGAGCACGGGCGAGATGGTGACGAACAGATTTTTCCTGATCCTGGTGCTGAATATGTGCGCAGGGTAGATATTGATGTTACAGGGATGTCTCCACAGGTTGCATGTCCACATCTGCCGGAAAATGTACGGCCGGTTGAGGAGTTAAAGGATGTTGTCGTGGATCAGGTTGTGCTTGGTTCATGTACCAATGGCCGGATTTCAGATTTAAGAGATGCAGCCAGAATTTTAAAAGGCCATAAAGTGGCCAAGAATGTTCGCTTTATTGTGCTCCCGGCAACACCAGCTATTTATCGTCAGGCCTTGGAAGAAGGTTTGTTGGAAATTTTTGCTGAGGCTGAGGCCATAATTGGTCCTCCAACCTGCGGTCCCTGCTTGGGCGGACACATGGGTATTTTAGCTGCCGGAGAAAAATGTCTGGCAACCACCAACCGCAATTTTAAAGGCCGCATGGGAAGCTTAGATAGCGAAGTTTATCTGGGCAGTCCCATGGTCGCAGCTGCAACAGCCATAACTGGAAAAATTACTCATCCGAGGGAAATTTAA
- a CDS encoding 2-isopropylmalate synthase, which produces MSDKVFIFDTTLRDGEQSPGATMNLQEKVRLARQLEKLGVDIIEAGFPAASQGDFEAVQNIARAVKNCQVAGLARAVQRDIQTAWDAVKEAEDPRIHTFIATSDIHLEYKLRKTREQVLEMTKEAVSFASSLCPTVEFSAEDASRSDWDFLVQVVDVAIKAGAKVINIPDTVGYAQPQEFGRLIKYLLEKVPDSDKAIFSVHCHNDLGLAVANTLAAIEAGARQAEVTISGIGERAGNAALEEVIMALCVRKDYYNLDTNIVTEQIFPSCRLLSMIIGQPIPPYKPIVGANAFAHESGIHQDGVLKHRQTYEIMTPESIGKTSSDLVIGKHSGRHALKQKLDELGYTLEEEQINQVFAAVKRLADKKKQVYDEDVEAVVLEEIFRIPDKYELIYLYCTAISDDKASPSAALKMKVDGEEKQEATFGVGPIDAVFNTICRLTERNPKLLRYSVNAITGGTDAQGEVTVRLEENGVTAVGRAADADIIVASAKAYINALNRLAKKEREKRVNVE; this is translated from the coding sequence ATGTCAGATAAGGTATTTATTTTTGATACGACTTTGCGTGATGGAGAACAGTCCCCGGGCGCGACCATGAATTTGCAGGAAAAGGTGCGTCTTGCCAGGCAATTGGAAAAGTTAGGCGTAGATATTATCGAGGCTGGATTTCCTGCTGCCAGCCAGGGCGATTTTGAGGCCGTGCAGAATATCGCCAGGGCTGTAAAAAATTGTCAGGTGGCAGGGCTTGCCCGGGCAGTGCAACGCGACATTCAAACCGCCTGGGATGCGGTAAAAGAGGCTGAGGATCCACGCATTCACACCTTTATTGCTACATCTGACATCCACCTGGAATACAAATTACGTAAGACCCGGGAACAGGTCCTGGAAATGACAAAAGAGGCAGTCTCTTTTGCTTCCTCGCTTTGTCCTACCGTGGAATTTTCAGCTGAAGATGCTTCCAGATCAGACTGGGATTTTCTGGTTCAGGTGGTGGATGTGGCCATAAAAGCCGGAGCCAAGGTGATCAATATTCCGGATACTGTAGGCTATGCCCAGCCCCAGGAGTTCGGACGTCTGATTAAGTATCTTTTGGAAAAGGTTCCTGATAGTGATAAGGCTATTTTCAGTGTTCATTGCCACAATGATCTGGGCCTGGCTGTTGCCAATACCTTGGCCGCGATTGAGGCTGGAGCAAGACAGGCTGAGGTCACTATAAGCGGTATAGGGGAGCGTGCAGGTAATGCTGCCTTAGAAGAAGTAATTATGGCTCTTTGTGTACGCAAGGATTATTATAATTTAGATACCAATATTGTCACTGAGCAAATTTTCCCTTCCTGTCGCCTGTTATCCATGATTATCGGGCAGCCCATACCTCCATACAAACCTATTGTCGGGGCCAATGCCTTTGCCCATGAATCAGGTATTCATCAGGATGGAGTGTTAAAGCATCGCCAGACATACGAAATCATGACTCCGGAAAGTATAGGAAAAACTTCCAGTGATTTGGTCATTGGTAAGCATTCGGGCAGACATGCGCTCAAGCAGAAGCTGGATGAATTGGGTTATACTCTGGAGGAAGAGCAGATCAATCAAGTTTTTGCAGCAGTCAAGCGTCTGGCCGATAAAAAGAAACAGGTTTATGATGAAGACGTGGAAGCAGTTGTTCTGGAAGAGATTTTCCGTATCCCGGATAAATACGAATTGATTTATTTATACTGCACTGCCATTTCCGATGACAAGGCTTCGCCCAGTGCTGCCCTGAAGATGAAGGTTGATGGCGAAGAGAAACAGGAAGCAACCTTTGGTGTGGGACCCATTGATGCAGTATTTAATACCATTTGCAGATTAACAGAACGCAATCCTAAACTTTTGCGTTATTCTGTTAATGCCATTACCGGCGGAACTGATGCCCAGGGTGAGGTTACAGTCAGACTGGAGGAAAACGGGGTCACTGCTGTTGGAAGAGCGGCTGATGCTGACATCATTGTTGCCAGTGCCAAGGCCTATATCAATGCCTTGAACCGGTTGGCTAAGAAGGAAAGGGAGAAGCGGGTTAATGTTGAATGA
- the pssA gene encoding CDP-diacylglycerol--serine O-phosphatidyltransferase, whose product MDQDIRPKHKGFYILPNLLTTASLFSGFLGMLWAIEGRFEHCAIAILVSCLFDGMDGKVARLTKASSDFGVQFDSLADLSSFGISPAVMVYLWQTHKFGRIGLVVSFLLVACGALRLARFNVQAKELPKKFFIGLPIPAAACTLATLVLFSEYIPKNWVEPVLPKVALILTFVLALAMVSRIKYASFKEVEVVKAHPFTTTVSIIMLFVLVASEPKLLGFLFFIGYLLSGLIYTFLILPLRNSSKLREPRKELS is encoded by the coding sequence ATGGATCAGGACATTCGTCCCAAACATAAAGGATTTTATATCCTGCCCAATTTACTGACTACAGCCAGTCTGTTTTCTGGTTTTTTGGGTATGCTTTGGGCCATTGAGGGGCGGTTTGAGCATTGTGCCATAGCCATTTTGGTCAGCTGTCTTTTTGATGGTATGGACGGCAAGGTGGCAAGGCTTACCAAGGCCAGTTCTGATTTTGGTGTTCAGTTCGATTCTTTGGCGGATTTGTCCTCGTTTGGGATTAGTCCGGCAGTAATGGTTTATTTATGGCAGACGCATAAATTTGGGCGTATTGGGTTGGTAGTCAGTTTTCTGCTTGTGGCTTGCGGCGCCTTAAGGCTGGCGAGGTTTAATGTTCAAGCTAAAGAGTTGCCCAAAAAGTTTTTTATTGGTCTGCCTATCCCGGCTGCTGCCTGTACTTTAGCTACCCTGGTCTTATTTTCCGAGTATATTCCGAAAAATTGGGTTGAGCCTGTTTTACCTAAAGTGGCCTTGATTTTGACCTTTGTTTTGGCCTTGGCCATGGTTAGTAGGATAAAATATGCTTCCTTTAAAGAAGTGGAAGTAGTCAAGGCCCATCCTTTTACAACGACGGTGAGCATTATCATGCTCTTTGTTCTGGTTGCATCCGAGCCCAAGTTGCTCGGTTTCTTGTTCTTCATAGGCTACCTGTTATCCGGTCTTATTTACACCTTCCTAATACTACCCCTACGTAATTCTTCCAAGCTACGGGAGCCCCGTAAGGAGCTCTCGTAA
- a CDS encoding ISAs1 family transposase: protein MLNFGASVETWVKKYLKLPNGIPSKHTFHRVLTMIKPETMVECLREIVGVISPEGKVNHIALDGKTIRRSYDKGANKKSIHVISAWASENGLVLGQLKVDDKSNEITAIPELLDTLDIKKTTVSIDAMGCQKEIAKKIKENGGDYFLAVKANQNTLYEDIRAFFEGLSEEECESYQEITSGHGRVETRKGIVWQDVDWLPQREEWPELKSIIMIENIRETGNKRTIEKRYYICSRACCASEAVQISRNHWGIENSLHWVLDVTFGEDSSRIRKGHGPENMSVLRRIAINLCKQDKKSKHSIKARRKKAAWDINYLAKVIFNKF from the coding sequence TTGCTAAATTTTGGCGCTTCCGTGGAAACTTGGGTTAAGAAATATTTGAAGTTACCTAATGGTATTCCATCAAAGCATACTTTTCACCGGGTACTGACAATGATTAAGCCTGAGACTATGGTTGAATGTTTAAGAGAAATTGTAGGAGTGATTTCTCCTGAGGGTAAAGTTAATCATATAGCGTTAGATGGCAAGACTATCAGAAGGTCATATGATAAAGGAGCAAACAAGAAGTCTATTCATGTGATTAGTGCCTGGGCATCAGAGAACGGATTGGTTTTAGGTCAACTCAAGGTAGATGATAAATCTAATGAGATTACAGCGATTCCTGAATTACTGGATACTCTTGATATTAAGAAAACCACAGTTAGTATCGACGCTATGGGATGTCAAAAAGAAATAGCCAAGAAGATAAAAGAAAATGGTGGAGATTACTTTTTGGCAGTAAAAGCAAATCAGAATACGCTTTATGAAGATATTCGAGCCTTCTTTGAAGGCTTATCAGAAGAAGAGTGTGAAAGTTATCAGGAGATAACAAGCGGTCATGGTCGGGTAGAAACGCGTAAAGGTATAGTCTGGCAAGATGTGGACTGGCTTCCACAAAGGGAAGAGTGGCCAGAGCTTAAGTCAATTATCATGATAGAAAACATCAGAGAAACAGGCAATAAACGAACCATAGAAAAAAGGTATTATATCTGTAGTCGAGCATGTTGTGCATCCGAGGCCGTGCAAATTAGCCGTAATCATTGGGGTATAGAAAATTCCTTGCACTGGGTGTTAGATGTAACCTTTGGAGAAGATAGTAGTCGCATTCGGAAAGGTCATGGTCCAGAAAATATGTCAGTTCTAAGACGGATAGCTATTAACCTCTGTAAACAGGATAAAAAATCAAAACATAGTATCAAAGCCAGAAGGAAAAAGGCTGCCTGGGATATAAATTATCTTGCAAAGGTTATTTTTAATAAATTTTAG
- the ybeY gene encoding rRNA maturation RNase YbeY: MIYLKTNTRINPALPISKRELLPILEKIMSFLGLTEKHLEVELVDDHSIEELNKKFLGCVGPTNVLSFPAEDENNPQLLGQLVLSIDTLSREIFLYGQEVQEHLVRLLAHGILHLAGFEHGMLMDDMTQSCIDYVRQDEEET, translated from the coding sequence ATGATATATTTAAAAACAAATACCCGTATAAACCCTGCGCTGCCTATAAGCAAACGTGAACTTTTACCCATCCTGGAAAAAATCATGTCTTTTTTGGGGCTGACTGAAAAACATCTAGAAGTGGAACTGGTTGATGATCACAGCATTGAAGAACTAAATAAAAAATTTTTAGGCTGCGTTGGTCCAACCAATGTACTTAGTTTCCCGGCAGAAGACGAGAACAACCCCCAACTCCTGGGGCAGCTGGTTTTAAGCATCGATACCTTAAGCAGGGAAATCTTTTTATATGGTCAGGAGGTACAAGAGCATCTTGTGCGTCTGCTTGCGCATGGGATTTTACATTTGGCTGGTTTTGAGCATGGGATGCTTATGGATGATATGACCCAAAGCTGTATTGATTATGTCAGGCAAGATGAAGAAGAAACTTAA
- a CDS encoding 3-isopropylmalate dehydratase small subunit, with product MQYTGRVHKVGDHIDTDAIIPARFLVTTDPEELGKNCFEGLEEGWIKRVQPGDVIVAGKNFGCGSSREHAPIAILGAGINVVIAHSFARIFYRNGFNMGLVLLEIGDKIEEIKEGDELQIDAVKGVIENKTTGQTIKTAPIPEFMQEILQKGGLINYVRDRLSA from the coding sequence GTGCAATATACAGGCAGAGTCCATAAAGTAGGCGATCATATTGACACAGACGCCATTATTCCGGCCAGATTCCTGGTCACTACTGATCCTGAAGAGTTGGGTAAAAATTGTTTTGAGGGGCTTGAGGAAGGCTGGATCAAGCGAGTGCAACCTGGTGATGTTATTGTTGCCGGCAAGAATTTTGGTTGTGGTTCATCCAGGGAGCATGCGCCCATAGCTATTTTAGGTGCTGGAATTAACGTGGTCATTGCCCATAGTTTTGCCCGTATTTTTTATCGTAATGGATTTAATATGGGTCTGGTTTTATTGGAAATCGGAGACAAGATCGAGGAAATAAAGGAAGGCGATGAGCTGCAAATTGATGCGGTCAAGGGAGTGATCGAAAACAAGACAACGGGCCAAACCATTAAAACAGCCCCTATTCCGGAGTTTATGCAAGAGATTTTACAAAAAGGCGGGCTGATCAATTATGTTCGGGACAGATTAAGTGCGTAA
- a CDS encoding CgeB family protein, producing the protein MKKKLKILVVLPMYGGSLPIGQYCAQALKDMGHLVEVFDAPEFYSAFTALKKLRIRSTDLEYLENSFLQVVSNGVRAKVDNFGPHLVLAMAQAPISRQTLNQLRRDGVATAMWFVEDYRVFGYWRAFAPYYDFFAVIQKEPFFSELKKIGVDNSLYLPLAAQPDFHRPLNLSPVEKKMYGSDVSFLGAGYPNRRKAFKQLLHYDFKIWGTEWDGDVALAPLVQRNGQRISPEEAVKIFNASKINLNLHSSIKDDRLVSLGDFVNPRTFELAACGAFQLVDERGLLGELFARDELVTFKNLDQLQEQIDYFLVHEEERQLFAGKARARVLKEHTYVHRMQTLLDYIDEQLDFEGLKQDLEPWWTDLPEDLQEELEKLLDKLGLAKNVDFKDIVHFIRQEQGKLTPLETAILFLDEWQKQYVR; encoded by the coding sequence ATGAAGAAGAAACTTAAAATCCTCGTTGTCCTGCCCATGTATGGCGGCTCTTTGCCCATAGGCCAGTACTGTGCTCAGGCTCTTAAAGATATGGGGCATCTGGTTGAGGTGTTTGATGCGCCTGAGTTTTACTCGGCTTTTACGGCCTTAAAGAAACTTCGAATTCGTTCCACAGATTTGGAATATCTGGAAAATAGTTTTTTACAGGTAGTCTCCAACGGTGTGCGGGCCAAAGTGGACAATTTCGGGCCTCACCTGGTTCTGGCGATGGCCCAAGCTCCTATAAGCAGACAGACTTTGAACCAATTGCGCCGGGATGGCGTGGCAACCGCCATGTGGTTTGTGGAGGACTATCGAGTTTTTGGCTATTGGCGGGCTTTTGCTCCTTATTACGACTTCTTTGCCGTGATCCAAAAAGAGCCTTTTTTTTCTGAACTGAAAAAAATTGGAGTGGATAACTCTCTCTATCTTCCGCTGGCTGCCCAGCCGGATTTTCATCGTCCCCTGAATTTGAGCCCTGTTGAAAAAAAAATGTATGGTAGTGACGTATCTTTTTTAGGGGCGGGTTATCCCAACAGGCGAAAGGCTTTTAAGCAGCTTTTACATTATGATTTTAAAATTTGGGGCACGGAATGGGATGGTGATGTGGCCCTTGCCCCATTGGTACAGAGAAATGGGCAGCGTATAAGCCCTGAAGAGGCTGTAAAGATTTTTAATGCCAGTAAAATTAATCTCAATCTGCATTCCAGCATAAAAGATGATCGGCTGGTAAGCCTTGGCGACTTTGTCAATCCCAGGACCTTTGAACTGGCTGCTTGCGGTGCTTTTCAATTGGTTGATGAGCGTGGTTTACTTGGAGAACTTTTTGCCCGGGATGAACTGGTCACCTTTAAAAACTTGGACCAGTTGCAGGAGCAGATAGACTATTTTCTGGTACACGAGGAAGAGCGCCAGCTTTTTGCCGGCAAGGCCAGGGCCAGGGTGCTAAAAGAACATACTTATGTACATCGAATGCAGACCCTGCTTGATTATATTGATGAGCAACTCGACTTTGAAGGACTTAAACAAGACCTTGAACCCTGGTGGACAGATTTGCCCGAAGATTTACAGGAAGAACTCGAAAAGCTTTTGGATAAGCTGGGACTGGCTAAGAATGTGGATTTTAAAGATATAGTCCATTTCATCCGACAGGAACAAGGAAAGCTTACCCCTCTGGAAACAGCAATCCTGTTTCTGGATGAGTGGCAAAAACAGTATGTGCGTTGA
- a CDS encoding DUF4143 domain-containing protein, with translation MGKEVSLSELGTRIGLAQQTVERYLDLLEKCFVIKKVTGFARNLRKEVSKTARYYFLDNGILNAVINNFNPLSLRNDVGELWENFIFVERLKRQSYLQTHIPGIISGVLMTGRKSIWRRKLTASWLVMKLNEFPDEKKLRSSG, from the coding sequence ATTGGGAAAGAAGTATCTTTGTCTGAACTTGGCACCAGGATTGGCCTGGCCCAACAGACAGTGGAGCGCTATCTTGATTTGCTGGAAAAGTGTTTTGTGATTAAAAAGGTTACAGGGTTTGCCCGTAACTTGCGTAAAGAAGTTTCAAAGACAGCAAGATATTATTTTCTGGATAATGGCATTTTAAATGCCGTAATCAATAATTTTAATCCTCTATCTTTGCGCAACGATGTTGGTGAGTTATGGGAAAATTTTATTTTTGTGGAAAGGTTGAAAAGGCAATCATATTTGCAAACCCACATACCAGGCATTATTTCTGGCGTACTTATGACCGGCAGGAAATCGATCTGGAGGAGGAAGTTGACGGCAAGTTGGCTGGTTATGAAATTAAATGAGTTCCCAGACGAAAAAAAGCTCAGAAGCTCTGGATAA